The Verrucomicrobium spinosum DSM 4136 = JCM 18804 genome includes a region encoding these proteins:
- a CDS encoding fumarylacetoacetate hydrolase family protein — MILYRTAQGLVVERDGRYHAVPVGDWDEVLNQENLAAWLRGLDAEVAEPTPGSLQAPLGAQEVWASGVTYYRSRNARMEESKDAGGADFYQRVYEADRPELFFKATPSRVVGPGGVMHRRLDSKWIVPEPELTLVINRRGQIVGYTCGNDLSCRDIEGENPLYLPQAKVFARCAALGPGVMVAERPIPTETSILCEIWRGDAAVPVFRGETTLAQMKRTPEELVSWLFKEESFPAGCYLMTGTGVVPPDDFCLKPGDVVKITIDGIGTLVNVMD; from the coding sequence GCACTGCCCAAGGTCTTGTCGTTGAACGTGATGGTCGGTACCATGCGGTGCCTGTGGGGGATTGGGATGAGGTTCTGAACCAGGAAAACCTGGCGGCATGGTTGCGCGGATTGGACGCGGAGGTTGCTGAGCCGACGCCGGGGTCTCTGCAGGCTCCACTGGGGGCGCAGGAGGTGTGGGCTTCCGGGGTGACTTATTACCGGAGTCGGAATGCACGGATGGAGGAAAGCAAGGACGCGGGTGGGGCTGATTTTTACCAACGGGTCTATGAAGCGGATCGACCGGAGCTATTCTTCAAAGCCACGCCGTCCCGCGTCGTGGGCCCTGGTGGGGTGATGCATCGCCGCCTGGACTCGAAGTGGATTGTGCCCGAGCCAGAGCTGACGTTGGTGATCAACCGGCGCGGGCAAATAGTGGGCTACACTTGTGGCAATGACTTGAGCTGCCGTGACATTGAGGGGGAGAATCCGCTGTATTTGCCGCAAGCGAAGGTCTTTGCCCGCTGTGCGGCGCTGGGCCCGGGGGTGATGGTGGCGGAGAGGCCGATACCCACCGAGACATCGATTCTTTGTGAAATCTGGAGGGGAGATGCGGCGGTACCCGTATTCCGTGGGGAAACAACACTGGCACAAATGAAGCGCACGCCAGAGGAGTTGGTGAGTTGGTTGTTTAAGGAAGAGAGCTTCCCTGCAGGCTGCTACCTCATGACTGGCACGGGTGTTGTGCCGCCGGATGACTTTTGCCTCAAGCCAGGGGATGTCGTAAAGATCACAATCGATGGCATTGGGACTCTCGTGAACGTTATGGATTGA
- a CDS encoding plasmid pRiA4b ORF-3 family protein yields the protein MKKKAPAKPAKSKLVYQFRVSLDGSEPEIWRRIQLPEECTFWELHVAIQDAMGWQDCHLHEFELEPAKGTRLRIGMPSEEVEDDVEPGWKASVSEHLNRPGDLVSYLYDFGDDWRHTVLLEGVLLAEAKAEYPVCIGGKRACPPEDCGGVFGYANLLEALADEDHPDHEELTEWMAENVESAKAFDPEAFNPAKIKFGNPAKRLKLATGGK from the coding sequence ATGAAGAAAAAAGCACCGGCCAAACCCGCAAAGAGCAAGCTCGTCTATCAATTTAGGGTTTCGCTGGATGGATCAGAGCCGGAGATTTGGAGAAGGATCCAACTGCCGGAGGAATGTACCTTCTGGGAATTGCATGTAGCGATCCAGGACGCCATGGGTTGGCAGGACTGTCATCTTCACGAGTTCGAACTGGAGCCCGCCAAGGGGACTCGCTTGCGAATCGGGATGCCTTCAGAGGAAGTGGAAGATGATGTCGAGCCCGGGTGGAAGGCAAGCGTCTCAGAGCACTTGAATCGCCCGGGTGATCTGGTGAGCTACCTGTACGACTTTGGAGATGACTGGAGGCATACGGTCCTGCTAGAAGGGGTGCTGCTGGCTGAGGCGAAGGCGGAATACCCCGTCTGCATCGGCGGAAAACGGGCCTGTCCGCCGGAGGACTGCGGAGGGGTGTTTGGCTATGCCAATCTGCTGGAAGCACTCGCAGATGAGGACCACCCTGACCACGAAGAATTGACTGAGTGGATGGCGGAGAACGTGGAGAGCGCCAAAGCTTTCGATCCGGAAGCCTTTAATCCTGCCAAGATCAAGTTCGGCAATCCAGCCAAGCGATTGAAGCTGGCGACTGGCGGAAAGTAG
- a CDS encoding DUF1501 domain-containing protein codes for MKNAYLKLDPASRREFMLRTAKAALGVSVLSGLDNEAFGAAEAAPTGKGGKAKAVIYLYMGGGMSHIDTFDPKTGETKGFKDPISTNASGIQLGGYMTKMAKQADKISIVRSMSSKTGVHEAGTYIMHTGYDPRGTIVHPTLGSWAQHFKGRSHATLPSSVTIGAGTANAGFFPPALAPVPISSPESGLQNAKSSVTDDMFKKRVSLMNEFDSAFRDKFRSPEVRAYTEFYDETMNLLTSKDLEAFDLTKEDAATRQLYGNGFGQGCLLARRLVQSGVRFVEVRSGGWDMHNYIDEAMERTGSGMDNAFAALLTDLQRTGLLDSTLVVLGSEFGRTPNINENSGRDHYPKVYSTVFAGGGVKGGYVYGSSDKDGKEVADKQVTVQDFIATIGAAMGLPVSEVVMSPSGRPFTVGDKGKVVGDIFA; via the coding sequence ATGAAGAATGCGTACCTCAAGCTCGATCCGGCTTCCCGCCGTGAGTTCATGCTCCGCACGGCCAAGGCTGCGCTGGGCGTCAGCGTCCTCTCCGGACTGGATAACGAGGCTTTCGGCGCTGCCGAAGCCGCCCCTACAGGCAAGGGTGGCAAAGCCAAAGCCGTGATCTACCTGTACATGGGTGGTGGTATGAGCCACATTGATACGTTTGACCCGAAAACGGGTGAGACGAAGGGTTTCAAAGACCCGATCAGCACAAATGCTTCTGGCATTCAGCTGGGTGGCTACATGACCAAGATGGCCAAGCAGGCTGACAAGATCTCCATCGTTCGCTCCATGTCCTCCAAGACGGGCGTGCATGAGGCGGGTACTTACATCATGCACACGGGCTATGATCCTCGTGGCACGATCGTTCACCCCACGCTTGGCTCCTGGGCTCAGCACTTCAAGGGCCGTTCCCATGCCACGCTGCCCTCCAGTGTGACCATCGGTGCTGGCACCGCCAACGCGGGCTTCTTCCCACCGGCGCTGGCTCCCGTGCCGATCAGCAGCCCGGAATCCGGCCTGCAGAACGCCAAATCCAGCGTGACGGATGACATGTTCAAAAAGCGCGTGTCCCTCATGAACGAGTTTGACAGCGCCTTCCGCGACAAGTTCCGCAGTCCTGAAGTGCGTGCGTACACCGAGTTCTACGACGAAACGATGAACCTGCTCACGAGCAAGGATCTTGAAGCCTTCGACCTCACCAAGGAAGACGCCGCTACCCGTCAGCTTTACGGGAACGGCTTCGGCCAGGGTTGCCTTCTGGCTCGCCGCCTCGTGCAGAGCGGCGTGCGCTTCGTGGAAGTTCGCTCCGGTGGTTGGGACATGCACAACTACATCGATGAAGCGATGGAACGCACCGGCAGCGGCATGGACAATGCCTTCGCAGCGTTGCTTACAGACCTTCAGCGCACGGGCCTGCTTGACTCCACCCTCGTGGTGCTGGGCTCCGAGTTTGGTCGTACGCCCAACATCAACGAGAACAGCGGTCGTGACCACTACCCGAAGGTGTACTCCACCGTTTTCGCAGGTGGCGGCGTGAAGGGCGGCTATGTGTACGGTTCGTCCGACAAGGACGGCAAGGAAGTCGCCGACAAGCAGGTGACGGTGCAGGACTTCATCGCCACCATTGGAGCAGCCATGGGCCTGCCGGTGAGCGAGGTGGTGATGTCCCCCTCCGGTCGCCCCTTCACCGTGGGCGACAAGGGCAAGGTCGTCGGCGACATCTTCGCATGA
- a CDS encoding DUF1549 domain-containing protein, with amino-acid sequence MKTNTLLLGLGVAALFGTMTVSAATTRVWTDSQGRKVEATFVKLDGDTVYIQLANGTVFPLPLNKLAAEDQQIAKTLPPAENANAMMAVPTNASAAQAAAKIDQLVEMGLQKGNIKMAEAHKKQAVEDMKAGKQAKPFQPVGPNPLMSDEQFVRRVYLDVAGRIPNYEETMAFLKDNAADKRAKLIDKLLESDGFSSNMYNYLAEMLRIKDRLDGADFVRGTPYIQWMKDEIKKNEGWDQIVYKMITADGKAWDNGATGYLLRDSGMLLDNLANTLTVFLGTDVSCAQCHDHPFSDWTQRQFYEMAAFFGATSTQMGNKDFPNGNPTRKLIEDASQIMESNGVDPQRYRNLLGNVLGANRYLVNDVSENRLKLPHDYKYKDGNPGDAVAPKLIMWSEKDKKNPAYDVVSAGVKKSKKDEGGVKNAENLRDNFAKWMTHPSNPRFAMTIANRLWAHTFGMGLTPTVRNLDHPEEAYNPELLQHLSNEMVRVKFNMKEYLRILYNTKTYQREATTAELAMGEPYYFQGPVLRRMSAEQAWDSYMTLVMGNPDSVKNNEADLYMRSIDMDLTNPKLTATDVLRKVNAVQEIGKKQNAMMMAGGGLEMAGKDDEMMEGKVMKYGNMKLMRASELEQPAPGGHFLREFGQSERILIDGGSKEGSVPQVLMMMNGNAQKMLTDPTSLIFRNMEKVSSPADKVEAMFLSILNRRPTLREKDIAKKQLGSNGDAGYANMIWALVNTREFSFIQ; translated from the coding sequence ATGAAAACCAACACCCTGCTTCTCGGACTCGGCGTCGCCGCCCTGTTCGGAACGATGACGGTCTCGGCTGCTACCACCCGCGTGTGGACGGACAGCCAGGGCCGTAAAGTCGAAGCCACCTTCGTCAAGCTGGACGGAGACACGGTTTACATCCAGCTGGCCAACGGCACGGTCTTCCCCCTGCCTCTGAACAAACTGGCTGCGGAAGACCAGCAGATTGCCAAAACCCTGCCCCCGGCGGAAAATGCGAACGCCATGATGGCAGTGCCGACCAACGCCTCCGCGGCTCAAGCGGCGGCGAAGATCGACCAGCTCGTGGAGATGGGCCTGCAGAAGGGCAACATCAAGATGGCAGAAGCTCACAAGAAGCAGGCTGTCGAAGACATGAAGGCGGGCAAGCAAGCCAAGCCCTTCCAGCCGGTGGGCCCCAACCCGCTGATGTCGGACGAGCAGTTCGTGCGTCGTGTGTACCTTGACGTCGCGGGTCGCATCCCGAACTACGAAGAGACGATGGCTTTCCTGAAGGACAATGCCGCCGACAAGCGAGCCAAGCTGATCGACAAGCTTCTGGAGAGCGATGGCTTTTCCAGCAACATGTACAACTATCTTGCGGAAATGCTCCGCATCAAGGACCGTCTGGACGGTGCCGACTTCGTGCGTGGTACGCCTTACATCCAGTGGATGAAGGACGAGATCAAGAAGAACGAAGGCTGGGATCAGATCGTTTACAAGATGATCACCGCCGACGGCAAGGCTTGGGACAACGGTGCCACTGGTTACCTGCTTCGTGACTCGGGGATGCTTTTGGACAACTTGGCCAATACCCTGACGGTATTCCTCGGTACGGACGTTTCCTGCGCCCAGTGTCATGACCATCCCTTCTCGGACTGGACCCAGCGCCAGTTTTACGAAATGGCGGCCTTCTTTGGTGCCACCAGCACGCAGATGGGTAACAAAGACTTCCCCAATGGCAACCCCACCCGGAAGCTGATTGAGGACGCCTCCCAGATCATGGAGAGCAATGGTGTGGACCCGCAGCGCTACCGCAACCTGCTTGGCAACGTGCTGGGGGCGAACCGCTACCTGGTGAACGATGTGAGCGAAAATCGCCTCAAGCTCCCACATGACTACAAGTACAAAGACGGCAACCCTGGCGATGCCGTGGCTCCGAAGCTGATCATGTGGAGCGAGAAGGACAAGAAGAACCCGGCTTACGATGTGGTCAGCGCCGGTGTCAAGAAGAGCAAAAAGGACGAAGGCGGCGTGAAGAATGCGGAAAACCTGCGCGACAATTTCGCGAAGTGGATGACGCATCCCTCGAACCCGCGTTTTGCGATGACGATCGCGAACCGCCTCTGGGCTCACACCTTTGGCATGGGCCTGACGCCGACCGTTCGCAACCTCGACCATCCGGAGGAGGCTTACAACCCGGAACTCCTCCAGCACCTGTCCAACGAGATGGTGCGTGTGAAGTTCAACATGAAGGAATACCTGCGCATCCTTTACAACACCAAGACCTATCAGCGCGAGGCGACGACCGCTGAGCTGGCCATGGGTGAGCCCTACTACTTCCAGGGTCCGGTGCTGCGCCGCATGAGCGCAGAGCAGGCTTGGGACTCCTACATGACCCTGGTGATGGGCAACCCGGACAGCGTCAAGAACAACGAAGCTGATCTCTACATGCGCTCCATCGACATGGACCTTACGAACCCGAAACTCACCGCCACCGACGTGCTCCGCAAGGTGAACGCCGTGCAGGAGATCGGCAAGAAGCAGAACGCCATGATGATGGCTGGGGGCGGCCTGGAAATGGCCGGCAAGGACGACGAGATGATGGAAGGCAAGGTCATGAAGTACGGCAACATGAAGCTCATGCGTGCTTCTGAGCTGGAGCAGCCCGCCCCTGGCGGCCACTTCCTCCGCGAGTTCGGCCAGTCTGAGCGTATCCTCATCGACGGCGGCTCCAAGGAGGGCAGTGTGCCCCAGGTGCTGATGATGATGAACGGCAACGCGCAGAAAATGCTGACGGATCCGACCTCTCTCATCTTCCGAAACATGGAGAAAGTCAGCTCCCCCGCCGACAAGGTGGAAGCCATGTTCCTGAGCATCCTGAACCGCCGCCCCACGCTGCGTGAGAAGGACATCGCTAAGAAGCAGCTCGGTTCCAACGGCGACGCTGGCTATGCCAACATGATCTGGGCGCTCGTGAACACCCGCGAGTTCAGCTTCATCCAGTAA
- a CDS encoding enolase C-terminal domain-like protein: MPMLPTDVRVVSAQIYFLPVTLRVPLKFGPETTTSVVCLRTAVTVKDESGKTAVGWGETPLSVSWTWPSTVTTVAERGRRMQEFSLVLAEKLAAFDQWGHPLEIGYDFQKVALLPAVAEHNTKEGGEPMPYLAALVCLSAFDIAVHDAYGKLHERDIYDCYGPEHVSRDLSQFVEPAEKSGVSFKGRFVQDFLVRPAPTMLPVWHLVGGLDPLETADLTGSEPNDGHPVTLLDWIAQDGLTCLKVKLRGTDSRWDYERLLRVGRLGLANGMRWMSADFNCTVAETGYVNEILDRLLRDEPEIYARTLYVEQPFAYELEHDMLDVRSVSARKPLFLDESAHDWEFVKLGRSLGWSGVALKTCKTQTGALLSLCWAKAHGMPLMVQDLTNPMLAILPHVRLAAHAGTIQGVECNAMQFYPDASLPEAAVHPGIYARRGGTVDLSTLGGPGMGYRLEEMVRELPESCS, from the coding sequence ATGCCCATGCTGCCTACTGACGTCCGTGTTGTTTCCGCCCAGATCTATTTTTTGCCGGTGACGCTGCGAGTGCCGCTGAAGTTTGGACCCGAGACGACGACGAGCGTGGTCTGCCTGCGCACGGCAGTGACGGTGAAGGACGAGTCGGGGAAAACGGCGGTGGGCTGGGGCGAGACACCACTCAGCGTCTCCTGGACCTGGCCGTCAACCGTGACGACCGTGGCGGAACGCGGACGGCGCATGCAGGAGTTTTCCCTGGTGCTGGCAGAAAAGCTGGCGGCGTTTGACCAGTGGGGGCACCCCTTGGAGATTGGGTATGATTTCCAGAAAGTGGCTTTGCTGCCAGCAGTGGCGGAACACAACACGAAAGAGGGCGGAGAGCCTATGCCCTATCTCGCAGCGCTGGTGTGCCTGAGCGCATTCGACATCGCTGTGCACGATGCGTATGGCAAGCTGCACGAGCGGGACATCTATGACTGCTACGGTCCGGAGCATGTTTCGCGGGATCTTTCCCAGTTCGTGGAGCCCGCAGAGAAGAGCGGGGTGTCTTTCAAGGGGAGATTTGTGCAAGATTTCCTGGTGCGCCCGGCTCCGACGATGCTGCCAGTGTGGCACCTCGTGGGAGGGTTGGACCCACTGGAGACGGCAGATCTGACGGGGAGTGAGCCAAACGACGGCCACCCGGTGACTCTCCTGGATTGGATCGCTCAAGACGGGCTGACCTGCCTGAAGGTGAAATTGCGTGGGACGGACTCTCGCTGGGACTACGAGCGGCTCCTTCGTGTGGGCCGCTTGGGGCTTGCGAACGGCATGCGCTGGATGAGCGCAGATTTCAACTGCACGGTGGCGGAGACGGGATATGTGAATGAGATTCTGGACCGCCTGCTACGCGATGAGCCGGAGATCTATGCCCGCACCCTGTATGTGGAGCAGCCTTTCGCCTATGAACTGGAGCACGACATGCTGGACGTGCGCAGTGTCTCCGCGCGCAAGCCTCTTTTCCTGGATGAGAGTGCACACGACTGGGAATTTGTGAAACTCGGCCGATCACTGGGCTGGAGCGGGGTGGCCCTCAAGACATGCAAAACCCAAACGGGGGCGCTGCTGAGCCTGTGTTGGGCCAAGGCGCACGGCATGCCGCTTATGGTGCAGGATCTCACAAATCCCATGTTGGCCATCCTGCCGCATGTGCGCCTGGCGGCCCATGCTGGGACGATTCAGGGCGTGGAGTGCAATGCGATGCAGTTCTATCCCGACGCAAGCCTGCCCGAGGCCGCGGTGCACCCCGGAATCTACGCGCGACGTGGGGGCACCGTGGATCTGAGCACGCTGGGTGGCCCCGGAATGGGGTATCGACTGGAAGAGATGGTGAGGGAGCTGCCCGAAAGTTGCTCATAG